GGTCAAGATGCCCCGCCGCAAAACCCTGTCCGACGAAGAGGTCCTGGTCGCCGCCTCGCGGCTGCTGCATGAGCATGGCCCCGACGCCCTCACCTTCGAAAGCCTGGGGCGCGCCTGCGGCCTGTCGCCGGCGACATTGGTGCAGCGCTTCAGGACAAAGGCCAAGCTCAAGCAGGCAACGCTTCTGCATGCCTGGGACGGGCTCGACGCCAAGACGGCGGCGCTCGCCGCCTCGACGCCGAAAACGCCCGAGGGTGCAATCGCCTTGCTTGTCGGCCTGTCGGATTATGGCGGCATCGAAACCTATGCCGAAGGTCTCTTGGTGCTGCGCGAGGATCTGCGCGATCCAGCACTCCGGGCGCGCGGCGCTGCCTGGAAAGCGGCGTTGTCGGCCGCCCTCGACGAGCGCTTCACAGCTGTTGCCGCAGCGCCCCAAGGCATCGGCCTGTTGATGGCCTCGCAGTGGCAAGGCTCGCTTTTGTGGTGGGGCTTCGACCCGCAGGGCCGGGTCGAGGATTTCGTCGCCGCCAGCCTGCGCGGTTTCGTGGCGGCGGTGCTGGCCGAGCCGGTGACGGCCGGCTGACCTCGCCAGCCGCTACTTGTCGCCCGGCTTCTTCTTGCCGCTCAACAGCGCATAGACGGCCATCGAATGACCGTGGCCAAGGCCGAACTCGTCGCGCAGCCATTCGATGATCTGACCGGCCTTCACGCCAGCTTTCAGCTTGCCGGCGTCGGAAAATCCCTTGCCGTCGGCGAGTGCTGCCAATTCTTCCGGTCCCTTGCCGGTCTTGGTCTTGATGGTGTCGAGATAAGCCTGGAAGGACATGGTGTTTTCCTCGTTGAAGATTGAATTGATCAGGCGCGCTTGCGGTTGGCCAGCACGCCGCCGGCGATGATTGCGACCAGGCCCAAGACCGAAAGCACAGTCAGCACGTCGTTGAACAGCATTGCCGCCAGCACCACACCGAAGCCCGTGCCCCAATAGCCGAGCTGGCTGAAGAACACCGGCCCGCCGATTTCCTGCAGGCGGAAATTGAGCAGGTAGGAGGTAGCAGAGGTGGCGACCATGCAGCCGATCCAGAACAGGATATCGCGATCGAAAAAGACCCAGCTCGACGGCGCCTCGAAGAACGGCGCCACCAGCGCCACCATCAGGCTCGAGCTCAACAGGATGCCGCAGGAGAAGGCGAGCGCCGACGAGCCCTTGGGCCAGTAAGCCGTGCGGATGATGTTGCCGGCGGCGGCACAGGCCGGAACGATGATGCCGAGCAGCACCCAGACAGTCTGCGAGAAGTCGATCTCGGCCAGTTGCTGCTGCACCAGTGCGGCCATGCCGGCGAGGCCGATCAGGATGCCGGCGAAGCGCCTCAAATACATGCGCTCGATGCCGAGCCCGGC
The nucleotide sequence above comes from Aminobacter aminovorans. Encoded proteins:
- a CDS encoding TetR/AcrR family transcriptional regulator; its protein translation is MPRRKTLSDEEVLVAASRLLHEHGPDALTFESLGRACGLSPATLVQRFRTKAKLKQATLLHAWDGLDAKTAALAASTPKTPEGAIALLVGLSDYGGIETYAEGLLVLREDLRDPALRARGAAWKAALSAALDERFTAVAAAPQGIGLLMASQWQGSLLWWGFDPQGRVEDFVAASLRGFVAAVLAEPVTAG
- a CDS encoding DUF4287 domain-containing protein, which encodes MSFQAYLDTIKTKTGKGPEELAALADGKGFSDAGKLKAGVKAGQIIEWLRDEFGLGHGHSMAVYALLSGKKKPGDK
- a CDS encoding DMT family transporter, with translation MTQQEVLRLPVSYAARSPLILLALCGLVFATRIMISKAALNAGMQPFQLALVANAGAGMVLLPLLAASGQGIPRERSHLVLYLVLGIVSFTVPTVLGYYIVDRVGPAYTSTVYSLSPLLTMSFAAGLGIERMYLRRFAGILIGLAGMAALVQQQLAEIDFSQTVWVLLGIIVPACAAAGNIIRTAYWPKGSSALAFSCGILLSSSLMVALVAPFFEAPSSWVFFDRDILFWIGCMVATSATSYLLNFRLQEIGGPVFFSQLGYWGTGFGVVLAAMLFNDVLTVLSVLGLVAIIAGGVLANRKRA